CCTTGAGGCGTATGCAATGAcggaagcagcgcaccaaATGACGACAAATTTTTTGCCGCccggcaagcgcaagcccgGCACCGTCGGCCTTGGTGCTGGTGTCGAGGTCAAGATTCTGGACGATCATGGCGTAGAGTTGCCCGTCGGTGAGAACGGCGAGGTCTGTGTGCGTGGTCCAAACGTCACAAAGGGTTACTTGAACAACGAAAAGGCGAACCGCGATAGCTTTTTCCGAACAGCGTACAATAACTGTCCACCGGAATCGGATGGATTTTTACGCACGGGTGACCAAGGCCGCAAGGATGAGGATGACAACCTAGTGCTGACCGGCCGTATTAAGGAATTGATCAACCGCTCCGGCGAAAAAATCAGCCCGCTCGAAATCGACTCGGCCATGCTCATGATTTCCGGGATCCAGGAGGCAGTTTCATTTGCAATTCCCGACGAAATGTACGGAGAAAAGGTGGGTGCCGTCGTCGTGCCGGAGCACGGAGCCGACGTGAATCAGAAATCAATTCAAGATGCGCTTTCCGACAAGTTGATCAAGTTCAAGATTCCCGAGAAGATTTGGATTACGGATGCGATCCCAAAGACGTATGTTTACTACTTTATACTAACAACAGCGCCACGGGCAAAATCCAACGCCGCAACGTAGCCAAGGCATTTGTAGACCCGTAGCGAGATGCCGATATGCAATGTGGCGACTCCACATCAAAGCAACGGAGCTTTTTCTCCCACACCAATATGTCCAACGCACGTATGAAGCGTGTTACGCGTGAAATTGCTGCTTGTGCCAATGATTCCGAGGATGGAATCACGGTGGAGATGATTGATGGTGTGTTGCTCTCGCCAAGCATTGACTAGTAGAATCGCCGTTCCATTTGGTCGGGACCTTTTCGGGACCCGTCGAGTCGCCTTTTGACCAGGGCGTGTTTAAAGTGGTGCGTAAAGCTGGCGCTACTAATCACAGGATATTGTTGTTCCGGAAGGCTATCCATTCCAGCCTTTGCAAATGCGATTTATCACCAAGGTCTACCACCCGAATATTTCTTCGCAGAGTGGCGCCATTTGCTTGGATATTCTCAAGGGTACGCTTGCATGGATTTACTTACAGCAGACCAATGGACGCCAATCTACACGCTGAAATCCATGCTGttgtctttgcgctcgctcTTGTGCTCGCCAGAGCCGAACGACCCGCAAGACGCGGAAGTCGCCAAGCATTACATCAACGACTTTGCATCGTATGAAGAAACCGCGCGGATATGGACGGCCATTTACGCTTCGAACGACCAGGGCGAGAAGACTGCCGATGATTGCACTGTTTATCCTGCAGACATTGACGCCGAACATAATAAAAAATTCACAGATGTGATATAGAATCGAGTTTTGTGTACGTTACGGGAATTCGACCGTGCGCGAGTGATTAAAGTGCTCAGGGCTCTGTAGTTCAAGATTCTCGTAGCCTCCAGTGTACTTCCAACTATCAAACCCCAAAACAATTACTGGATGCCAAAACGAACGTATGTACTAGATTGTATGTACAAGCACATGTCCGGCCACTGCAAAACCTCCGCGAATTCCCATAAGCCATAGCGCAAACGTTATCATAGAGTAGGGGTAGCGCCGCCCTAGTTTGTGGTAAACTTGTTTCTCCCAAACATCGTAGACACGGCGAGCGTCAGAATCAATCACGATACCTTCCCAGGGGTCCGGCTGATCCTCACTGTGTTGAACAGGATCAATAAACTGTGGCTTTAAATCCTCCCCGCTACCCTGCACAGAAACCTCCGAGAAAGTATCTTCCCTTGCAGAATTCCTTGACGTACGTCCCTCGCGTTTCATATCATCACCCGATGCTTTCGATAGATGATGGCCGTGCGGCCGTCGCTCCCCACCCTCTCTCCATCCACGCAATTCCCACAAAAACGGATTCTTCTTTTTACTGCCCCTGCTtcggagcgctgcagaatACAGCTTATTAAACACGTTCTGTGAGGGCTTTTGCCCGTCTGGATCACCGTTCAGGCGCAGACCGCCCATCTTGGTATTCTGTTTGTGTGTGCCAAGATCGTTAAGAATGCTGCCTGTTTCAATTTGCCTCAAATGCTTTTGCTGGCGCAATGAAATAATTTGCTCAATAGTCAACGTTGTAATCGTGCGATTTGCATCCTTGGCAGGCAATGCCGACCCAAAGATGCCTGGCAGTAAGAATGGCATGTCACTAAAGTCGGTATGGTTCGCGCCCGAGACGGTAAAAAGCCATCCGCGGTCTAGATGACCATTCACAACACCGTCCATAAGCACACGGCACAATTTGTTGTAATGTTCCCGCCAAAGCGTGAAACCTTCGGAATTAATGACATAAGTTGGCTTGTTCAGACAGCCACGCACACTTTTATCCGTTGCTGGGTCGCGCACAAAATCCATCCACGGGTCCAACACAATACCGTACTGAAAGTGTTCCTGGTCCGTACGAAGGTACTCAAACAGCGTCGCACCACCAAAACTGTGGCCAATGAGCGACGGAAATTTTAAATCCATCTGGCCCTTCCATTTCGCAAAAAACTCAGTAACGCGAGGTAGGCTTAAGCGCTTGCGAGCGCCACCATACTTTTTCGCGCCACAAAGACTGGTTCCTAAACTGCGAGTGCGTAATGACGCGAGAAAATCGCAATCACCATTGTTGATGCGGTTCAGCACAAAAACCATCTCTTCAATTtcggcagcgcgcatcgccagctgcgcttgaCGCAGCCCAGTCTCTTTCTCACCTTGTTTATCCATAAAAGATGCAAGCCCAACGCTCTCGAATGGAAGATACGGGACCTTGGCAAACATGTTCTGCAAATTCTTCATATCTTTCCCCAGTGGCTCGTCGGCTTTATTTCGCGCAGTTGCATCATCCTCCCCATCGTCGCCGATAGGCATATTATAAACAGATTCAGCTGCGCCCCATGCACGTAGCCTGCGAAGCCGCTTCTGCGTCTTTTTATCCAGCGGCGAGTCTTTAGAATAAAGCAATTGGTCCACCTCTGTCCACACAAAGCTTCCAAGACCCGAACCATCGCGGTGTTCAATAGCAGCAACAATAAACCCATGAGAAGCAAGTTCACCACAAAACTGAGAGTATCCGAGGCGGTTACCACCTAGTCCATGACTGAATATTACCACGGGAAATTTCTGCTTGTCGAGATTGCGCGTATCTCCTTCAAACGTTCCTTGACTCAATGCAGGGGATACATTCGCAGGATCAGCCAAAGGAAGTGCCACTCGCGCTTGCAAATGAAATCGACCCATCTGGAGAACAACCGGAAAAAACAGTTTTGCCCAAGAACCATACATGCTCATGTAATCGAGTACCGGTAGCATGGTCTTTTTGAAAGGTCTGTATATCAGATcagttgcggcgcacataCCTTCCAAGCCATGCGACATTAGGGTACAAAGTCGCATCCTTGCGCTTTATATCGCTTGGATAATACATAGTGCATAAGATCGTTTGGAATCGCAAGATTGCATTGTCAAAACGGTACCCTTTCTCGCTAAGATACCTGGCCTGATTTAACCAAGCCTGATCATGCGAAAAGGCCTCCTCCTCCTTGCTTGCATTCTCTGGCATAGCCGACTTTTGGCAGGCTTCGTACACTTTACGGGCCTTTCTGTTTCCCACCTTGTGTCCATGACGGTCAAGCTTGTTCACCAAAATAGGGTTGAGATATTCGGGAAGGAAATCCCGTGGCTCCCTCACGGGCAGTTCAAGATCCACAGCTCCCACCTCA
This is a stretch of genomic DNA from Malassezia vespertilionis chromosome 1, complete sequence. It encodes these proteins:
- the ubc1 gene encoding E2 ubiquitin-conjugating enzyme (COG:O; EggNog:ENOG503NXRY), giving the protein MSNARMKRVTREIAACANDSEDGITVEMIDVESPFHLVGTFSGPVESPFDQGVFKVDIVVPEGYPFQPLQMRFITKVYHPNISSQSGAICLDILKDQWTPIYTLKSMLLSLRSLLCSPEPNDPQDAEVAKHYINDFASYEETARIWTAIYASNDQGEKTADDCTVYPADIDAEHNKKFTDVI
- a CDS encoding 1-alkyl-2-acetylglycerophosphocholine esterase (TransMembrane:1 (o560-586i); COG:I; EggNog:ENOG503NYIQ), producing MGRFHLQARVALPLADPANVSPALSQGTFEGDTRNLDKQKFPVVIFSHGLGGNRLGYSQFCGELASHGFIVAAIEHRDGSGLGSFVWTEVDQLLYSKDSPLDKKTQKRLRRLRAWGAAESVYNMPIGDDGEDDATARNKADEPLGKDMKNLQNMFAKVPYLPFESVGLASFMDKQGEKETGLRQAQLAMRAAEIEEMVFVLNRINNGDCDFLASLRTRSLGTSLCGAKKYGGARKRLSLPRVTEFFAKWKGQMDLKFPSLIGHSFGGATLFEYLRTDQEHFQYGIVLDPWMDFVRDPATDKSVRGCLNKPTYVINSEGFTLWREHYNKLCRVLMDGVVNGHLDRGWLFTVSGANHTDFSDMPFLLPGIFGSALPAKDANRTITTLTIEQIISLRQQKHLRQIETGSILNDLGTHKQNTKMGGLRLNGDPDGQKPSQNVFNKLYSAALRSRGSKKKNPFLWELRGWREGGERRPHGHHLSKASGDDMKREGRTSRNSAREDTFSEVSVQGSGEDLKPQFIDPVQHSEDQPDPWEGIVIDSDARRVYDVWEKQVYHKLGRRYPYSMITFALWLMGIRGGFAVAGHVLVHTI